In Neorhizobium sp. NCHU2750, a single genomic region encodes these proteins:
- a CDS encoding PBP1A family penicillin-binding protein, with product MQDEPKDRSTSPEERPRKKRHLLLRIDSWIDSTVWNLGFKLAELWEEITIFFRRFRVRGWKKLVFELAGEAMTLGTAGALVLLALAMPAFEETKEDWRNRGDFAVTFLDRYGNVIGHRGIIHEDSVPIDQLPDTLIKAVLATEDRRFFDHYGIDFIGLARALTENAKAGGVVQGGSTLTQQLAKNLFLTNERSIERKVKEAFLSVWLEANLSKKEILSLYLDRAYMGGGTFGVAAAAQFYFGKNVTDINLAESAMLAGLFKAPAKYAPHVNLPAARARANDVLSNLVQSGFMSEGQVIGARRNPATAIDRAEVKAPDYFLDWAFDEVQRLAAEGKIKEHSLVVRTTIDTGLQQAADAAMESSLREYGENYKVKQGALVMIENGGAVRAMVGGRDYGESQFNRATKALRQPGSSFKLYTYSTAMEHGFTPETTISDAPITWNGWSPQNYERSYKGKVTLLAAMAASLNTVPVRLAKEYLGIDAIVKTAKAFGVETPLRKDKTVPLGTSEVTVLDQATGYAVMPAGGMQSRRHGIEQVQGYGGEVLYDFNRDEPAAKRVLSEQAVSSMNRILTQIPVIGTARRAALDGGIVTGGKTGTSQNYRDAWFIGFTGNYTTAVWFGNDDYSPMNNMTGGTLPAMAFKKLMDYAHQGVELRAIPGIDNPLPTGTHRKGDTVAERKDTDPAILALTRPRSLSSETTRVLKQIAQMLKTAPPITADPEKFADAAKPAAVPASLLGPGTDSLRTGDVRKGKAVVSPIRTNTIP from the coding sequence TTGCAGGACGAACCCAAGGACCGATCGACGTCACCTGAGGAACGGCCGCGCAAGAAGCGCCACCTGCTGCTGCGTATCGACAGCTGGATCGATTCGACCGTCTGGAACCTCGGCTTCAAGCTTGCCGAACTGTGGGAGGAGATCACCATCTTCTTCCGCCGTTTCCGGGTGCGCGGCTGGAAAAAGCTCGTTTTCGAACTTGCCGGAGAGGCGATGACGCTCGGCACCGCCGGCGCCCTGGTGCTGCTGGCGCTTGCCATGCCCGCCTTCGAGGAGACCAAGGAAGACTGGCGCAATCGCGGCGACTTTGCCGTCACCTTCCTCGATCGCTACGGCAACGTGATCGGCCATCGCGGCATCATTCACGAGGATTCCGTGCCGATCGACCAATTGCCGGATACGCTGATCAAGGCGGTGCTGGCGACCGAGGACCGACGCTTCTTCGACCATTACGGCATCGATTTCATCGGGCTCGCCCGCGCACTCACCGAAAACGCCAAGGCGGGCGGTGTCGTGCAGGGCGGCTCGACGCTGACCCAGCAGCTCGCCAAGAACCTGTTTTTGACCAACGAGCGGTCGATCGAGCGCAAGGTCAAGGAAGCCTTCCTGTCGGTGTGGCTCGAGGCCAACCTGTCGAAGAAGGAGATCCTGTCGCTCTATCTCGACCGCGCCTATATGGGCGGCGGCACATTCGGTGTGGCGGCGGCGGCACAGTTTTATTTCGGCAAGAACGTCACCGATATCAATCTTGCCGAAAGCGCCATGCTGGCCGGCCTGTTCAAGGCACCGGCGAAATACGCGCCGCATGTCAACCTGCCGGCGGCGCGCGCGCGTGCCAATGACGTCTTGTCCAACCTGGTGCAGAGCGGCTTCATGTCCGAGGGCCAGGTGATCGGGGCACGGCGCAACCCGGCGACCGCGATCGACCGGGCCGAGGTGAAGGCACCGGACTATTTCCTCGACTGGGCCTTCGACGAGGTGCAGCGGCTGGCGGCGGAAGGCAAGATCAAGGAACATTCGCTCGTGGTGCGCACCACGATCGATACCGGCCTGCAGCAGGCGGCGGATGCGGCGATGGAATCGAGCCTTCGCGAATATGGCGAGAACTACAAGGTCAAGCAGGGCGCGCTTGTGATGATCGAGAATGGCGGGGCGGTTCGCGCCATGGTCGGCGGCCGCGACTATGGCGAAAGCCAGTTCAACCGCGCCACCAAGGCGCTGCGGCAGCCCGGTTCCTCCTTCAAGCTCTATACCTATTCGACGGCGATGGAGCACGGGTTCACGCCGGAGACGACGATCTCGGATGCGCCGATCACCTGGAACGGCTGGTCGCCGCAGAATTACGAACGGTCCTACAAGGGCAAGGTGACGCTGCTTGCGGCCATGGCGGCATCGCTCAACACGGTGCCGGTGCGGCTTGCGAAAGAATATCTCGGCATCGATGCGATCGTGAAGACGGCGAAGGCCTTCGGCGTCGAGACGCCGCTTCGGAAAGACAAGACGGTGCCGCTCGGCACCTCGGAAGTGACGGTTCTCGACCAGGCGACCGGTTATGCGGTGATGCCGGCCGGCGGCATGCAGTCACGCCGCCACGGGATCGAGCAGGTGCAGGGCTATGGCGGCGAGGTTCTCTACGATTTCAACCGCGACGAACCGGCGGCCAAGCGCGTGCTGTCTGAACAGGCGGTCTCGTCGATGAACCGCATCCTCACCCAGATCCCGGTGATCGGCACGGCAAGGCGGGCAGCGCTCGACGGCGGCATCGTCACCGGCGGCAAGACCGGCACGTCGCAGAACTATCGCGACGCCTGGTTCATCGGCTTTACCGGCAATTACACGACCGCCGTATGGTTTGGTAACGACGACTATTCGCCGATGAACAACATGACCGGCGGCACGCTGCCGGCAATGGCGTTCAAGAAGCTGATGGACTATGCGCATCAGGGCGTCGAGCTTCGCGCCATTCCCGGCATCGACAATCCGCTGCCGACCGGCACCCACCGCAAGGGCGACACGGTGGCCGAGCGCAAGGATACCGACCCGGCAATCCTGGCGCTGACGCGGCCGCGCTCCCTGTCTTCGGAGACGACCCGCGTCTTGAAGCAGATCGCCCAGATGCTGAAGACCGCCCCGCCGATCACCGCCGACCCGGAAAAATTCGCCGATGCTGCAAAGCCCGCGGCCGTGCCCGCTTCCCTGCTGGGGCCTGGCACGGACAGCCTCCGCACCGGCGATGTACGCAAGGGCAAGGCGGTGGTAAGCCCGATCCGGACGAATACGATACCGTGA
- a CDS encoding YcgN family cysteine cluster protein, translated as MNDLPFWKLKTLDEMSQSEWESLCDGCGLCCLNKLEDWDTGDVVFTSVACRLLDGKSCRCSDYPNRQKTVPDCIQLTPQEVREIHWLPPTCGYRLVRDGEDLYWWHPLVSGDPDTVHVAGISARGRTVSELQVDVDDFEDYVVDWPLHVGETERAEKA; from the coding sequence ATGAACGATCTGCCTTTCTGGAAACTGAAGACGCTCGACGAAATGAGCCAGAGCGAATGGGAAAGCCTGTGCGACGGCTGTGGCCTCTGTTGTCTCAACAAGCTCGAGGACTGGGACACCGGCGATGTCGTGTTCACCTCGGTCGCCTGTCGCCTGCTCGATGGTAAGAGCTGTCGCTGCAGCGATTATCCCAATCGCCAGAAGACTGTGCCGGACTGTATCCAGCTCACCCCGCAGGAAGTGCGCGAGATCCACTGGCTGCCGCCGACCTGCGGCTATCGGCTGGTGCGCGATGGCGAGGATCTCTACTGGTGGCATCCGCTCGTATCCGGCGATCCGGACACCGTCCACGTGGCCGGCATCTCCGCCCGCGGCCGCACCGTCAGTGAACTGCAAGTCGATGTCGACGATTTCGAAGACTATGTCGTCGACTGGCCGTTGCATGTCGGAGAGACTGAGCGCGCCGAAAAGGCTTAA